Proteins encoded together in one Megalops cyprinoides isolate fMegCyp1 chromosome 20, fMegCyp1.pri, whole genome shotgun sequence window:
- the LOC118795645 gene encoding CREB-regulated transcription coactivator 1-like isoform X4 yields MATSNNPRKFSEKIALHNQKQAEETAAFEEVMKDLSITRAARLQLQKTQYLQLGQNRGQYYGGSLPNVNQIGNSTTDLPFQTPFQNSGLDTSRTTRHHGLVDRVYRDRNRITSPHRRPLSVDKHGRQIDSCPYGAVYLSPPPDTSWRRTNSDSALHQSAMNPAPQDSFSGGSQDLQPKRVLLLTVPGTEGAGSEADKDGQKQIWDSKKNVPSRPKPCKVPGINIFPSPDQEMTTSLIPAAHNTGGSLPDLTNIQFPPPLPTPLDPEDQAACPALSGCNSTGNLASNLTHLGITSSSQGAAPAPPALTVTAQRRPQDMVPLSLDADARRHPPLQQLSPTLSPPLTIAQALTMDPLTLEQQLSQYPFFCPPTSQAQDQRTSQQPNPSARPARLVQLPPLSVTPPSTLPQSPPGSQAQTSAISMDMNSHTSILGSVYGDPFYDQQLASRQTNALSHQLEQFNMMENPISSSSLYSQGSTLNYSQAAMMGLTGSHGNLQDSQQLGYSNHGNIPNIILTVTGESPPSLSKELSSSLSADVSFDADSQFPLDELKIDPLTLDGLHMLNDPDMVLADAATEDTFRMDRL; encoded by the exons ATGGCGACCTCAAACAATCCGCGAAAATTCAGCGAGAAAATCGCTTTACATaaccagaaacaggcagaggagacgGCGGCGTTTGAAGAGGTGATGAAAGACCTGAGCATTACCAGAGCGGCGCGG ctgcagctgcagaagaCGCAGTATCTGCAGCTGGGGCAGAATCGTGGACAGTACTATGGAGGTTCACTGCCGAATGTCAATCAGATTGGAAACAGCACTACTGACCTGCCTTTTCAG ACTCCCTTTCAGAACTCAGGCCTGGACACAAGTCGAACGACTCGGCACCACGGCTTGGTGGACCGGGTCTACCGGGACCGGAACCGCATCACATCCCCTCACCGCAGACCCCTCTCAGTGGACAAACACGGCCGCCAG ATTGACAGCTGTCCCTATGGAGCGGTGTATCTGTCACCTCCACCGGATACCAGCTGGCGGAG GACCAATTCGGACTCAGCTCTGCACCAGAGTGCCATGAACCCCGCCCCTCAGGACAGCTTCAGTGGAGGATCGCAGGACCTGCAGCCCAAACGAG tactcctcctcactgtgccTGGGACAGAAGGGGCTGGATCAGAGGCAGATAAAGATGGGCAGAAGCAGATCTGGGACAGCAAAAAG AATGTGCCATCCAGGCCCAAACCCTGCAAGGTGCCAGGGATCAA taTATTTCCGTCGCCTGACCAGGAGATGACCACGTCGCTGATCCCGGCCGCACACAACACAGGCGGGTCCCTGCCTGACCTCACCAACATCCAGTTCCCCCCCCCGCTGCCCACCCCGCTGGACCCCGAGGACCAGGCCGCCTGCCCCGCCCTCAGCGGCTGCAACAGCACCGGCAACCTGGCCTCCAACCTCACTCACCTGGGCATCACCTCCTCCAGCCAGG GTGCGGCCCCTGCCCCGCCTGCACTCACAGTGACAGCTCAGCGCAGGCCTCAGGACATGGTCCCGCTGTCCCTGGATGCCGACGCCCGACGCCACCCCCCCCTGCAGCAGCTGTCCCCCACGCTGTCCCCCCCCCTCACTATCGCTCAG gctTTGACGATGGATCCACTGACCCTGGAACAGCAGCTCTCTCAGTACCCATTCTTCTGCCCGCCCACGTCACAGGCCCAGGATCAGCGGACGTCTCAGCAGCCCAACCCGAGCGCTCGGCCGGCCCGGTTGGTCCAGCTGCCCCCCCTGTCTGTGACGCCTCCCTCCACACTACCCCAGTCCCCCCCAGGCAGCCAGGCGCAGACGTCGGCCATCAGCATGGACATGAACTCG CACACATCCATATTGGGCAGTGTCTATGGCGACCCCTTCTATGACCAACAGCTGGCCTCCCGACAGACCAACGCCCTCTCACATCAG CTGGAGCAGTTCAACATGATGGAGAACCCCATCAGCTCCAGCAGCCTCTACAGCCAGGGCTCCACCCTCAACTACTCACAGGCAGCCATGATGGGTCTGACCGGGAGTCACGGCAACCTGCAGGACTCCCAGCAGCTGGGATAcagtaaccatggcaacatCCCCAACATCATCCTCACAG tgacgGGCGAGTCCCCCCCCAGCCTGTCAAAGGAGCTCTCCAGCTCGCTGTCGGCAGACGTCAGCTTCGATGCGGACTCCCAGTTCCCGCTGGACGAGCTGAAGATTGACCCCCTCACCCTGGACGGACTGCACATGCTCAACGACCCGGACATGGTCCTCGCCGACGCCGCCACGGAGGACACGTTTCGGATGGACCGCCTGTAG
- the LOC118795645 gene encoding CREB-regulated transcription coactivator 1-like isoform X3, which yields MATSNNPRKFSEKIALHNQKQAEETAAFEEVMKDLSITRAARLQLQKTQYLQLGQNRGQYYGGSLPNVNQIGNSTTDLPFQTPFQNSGLDTSRTTRHHGLVDRVYRDRNRITSPHRRPLSVDKHGRQIDSCPYGAVYLSPPPDTSWRRTNSDSALHQSAMNPAPQDSFSGGSQDLQPKRVLLLTVPGTEGAGSEADKDGQKQIWDSKKNVPSRPKPCKVPGINIFPSPDQEMTTSLIPAAHNTGGSLPDLTNIQFPPPLPTPLDPEDQAACPALSGCNSTGNLASNLTHLGITSSSQVTAQRRPQDMVPLSLDADARRHPPLQQLSPTLSPPLTIAQALTMDPLTLEQQLSQYPFFCPPTSQAQDQRTSQQPNPSARPARLVQLPPLSVTPPSTLPQSPPGSQAQTSAISMDMNSFRSRAGSSANQSPTSPVSNQGFSPGGSPQHTSILGSVYGDPFYDQQLASRQTNALSHQLEQFNMMENPISSSSLYSQGSTLNYSQAAMMGLTGSHGNLQDSQQLGYSNHGNIPNIILTVTGESPPSLSKELSSSLSADVSFDADSQFPLDELKIDPLTLDGLHMLNDPDMVLADAATEDTFRMDRL from the exons ATGGCGACCTCAAACAATCCGCGAAAATTCAGCGAGAAAATCGCTTTACATaaccagaaacaggcagaggagacgGCGGCGTTTGAAGAGGTGATGAAAGACCTGAGCATTACCAGAGCGGCGCGG ctgcagctgcagaagaCGCAGTATCTGCAGCTGGGGCAGAATCGTGGACAGTACTATGGAGGTTCACTGCCGAATGTCAATCAGATTGGAAACAGCACTACTGACCTGCCTTTTCAG ACTCCCTTTCAGAACTCAGGCCTGGACACAAGTCGAACGACTCGGCACCACGGCTTGGTGGACCGGGTCTACCGGGACCGGAACCGCATCACATCCCCTCACCGCAGACCCCTCTCAGTGGACAAACACGGCCGCCAG ATTGACAGCTGTCCCTATGGAGCGGTGTATCTGTCACCTCCACCGGATACCAGCTGGCGGAG GACCAATTCGGACTCAGCTCTGCACCAGAGTGCCATGAACCCCGCCCCTCAGGACAGCTTCAGTGGAGGATCGCAGGACCTGCAGCCCAAACGAG tactcctcctcactgtgccTGGGACAGAAGGGGCTGGATCAGAGGCAGATAAAGATGGGCAGAAGCAGATCTGGGACAGCAAAAAG AATGTGCCATCCAGGCCCAAACCCTGCAAGGTGCCAGGGATCAA taTATTTCCGTCGCCTGACCAGGAGATGACCACGTCGCTGATCCCGGCCGCACACAACACAGGCGGGTCCCTGCCTGACCTCACCAACATCCAGTTCCCCCCCCCGCTGCCCACCCCGCTGGACCCCGAGGACCAGGCCGCCTGCCCCGCCCTCAGCGGCTGCAACAGCACCGGCAACCTGGCCTCCAACCTCACTCACCTGGGCATCACCTCCTCCAGCCAGG TGACAGCTCAGCGCAGGCCTCAGGACATGGTCCCGCTGTCCCTGGATGCCGACGCCCGACGCCACCCCCCCCTGCAGCAGCTGTCCCCCACGCTGTCCCCCCCCCTCACTATCGCTCAG gctTTGACGATGGATCCACTGACCCTGGAACAGCAGCTCTCTCAGTACCCATTCTTCTGCCCGCCCACGTCACAGGCCCAGGATCAGCGGACGTCTCAGCAGCCCAACCCGAGCGCTCGGCCGGCCCGGTTGGTCCAGCTGCCCCCCCTGTCTGTGACGCCTCCCTCCACACTACCCCAGTCCCCCCCAGGCAGCCAGGCGCAGACGTCGGCCATCAGCATGGACATGAACTCG TTCCGCAGTAGGGCGGGCTCCTCTGCCAATCAGTCTCCTACATCTCCAGTGTCCAACCAAGGATTCTCGCCTGGAGGCTCGCCTCAA CACACATCCATATTGGGCAGTGTCTATGGCGACCCCTTCTATGACCAACAGCTGGCCTCCCGACAGACCAACGCCCTCTCACATCAG CTGGAGCAGTTCAACATGATGGAGAACCCCATCAGCTCCAGCAGCCTCTACAGCCAGGGCTCCACCCTCAACTACTCACAGGCAGCCATGATGGGTCTGACCGGGAGTCACGGCAACCTGCAGGACTCCCAGCAGCTGGGATAcagtaaccatggcaacatCCCCAACATCATCCTCACAG tgacgGGCGAGTCCCCCCCCAGCCTGTCAAAGGAGCTCTCCAGCTCGCTGTCGGCAGACGTCAGCTTCGATGCGGACTCCCAGTTCCCGCTGGACGAGCTGAAGATTGACCCCCTCACCCTGGACGGACTGCACATGCTCAACGACCCGGACATGGTCCTCGCCGACGCCGCCACGGAGGACACGTTTCGGATGGACCGCCTGTAG
- the LOC118795645 gene encoding CREB-regulated transcription coactivator 1-like isoform X1, translating into MATSNNPRKFSEKIALHNQKQAEETAAFEEVMKDLSITRAARLQLQKTQYLQLGQNRGQYYGGSLPNVNQIGNSTTDLPFQTPFQNSGLDTSRTTRHHGLVDRVYRDRNRITSPHRRPLSVDKHGRQIDSCPYGAVYLSPPPDTSWRRTNSDSALHQSAMNPAPQDSFSGGSQDLQPKRVLLLTVPGTEGAGSEADKDGQKQIWDSKKNVPSRPKPCKVPGINIFPSPDQEMTTSLIPAAHNTGGSLPDLTNIQFPPPLPTPLDPEDQAACPALSGCNSTGNLASNLTHLGITSSSQGAAPAPPALTVTAQRRPQDMVPLSLDADARRHPPLQQLSPTLSPPLTIAQALTMDPLTLEQQLSQYPFFCPPTSQAQDQRTSQQPNPSARPARLVQLPPLSVTPPSTLPQSPPGSQAQTSAISMDMNSFRSRAGSSANQSPTSPVSNQGFSPGGSPQHTSILGSVYGDPFYDQQLASRQTNALSHQLEQFNMMENPISSSSLYSQGSTLNYSQAAMMGLTGSHGNLQDSQQLGYSNHGNIPNIILTVTGESPPSLSKELSSSLSADVSFDADSQFPLDELKIDPLTLDGLHMLNDPDMVLADAATEDTFRMDRL; encoded by the exons ATGGCGACCTCAAACAATCCGCGAAAATTCAGCGAGAAAATCGCTTTACATaaccagaaacaggcagaggagacgGCGGCGTTTGAAGAGGTGATGAAAGACCTGAGCATTACCAGAGCGGCGCGG ctgcagctgcagaagaCGCAGTATCTGCAGCTGGGGCAGAATCGTGGACAGTACTATGGAGGTTCACTGCCGAATGTCAATCAGATTGGAAACAGCACTACTGACCTGCCTTTTCAG ACTCCCTTTCAGAACTCAGGCCTGGACACAAGTCGAACGACTCGGCACCACGGCTTGGTGGACCGGGTCTACCGGGACCGGAACCGCATCACATCCCCTCACCGCAGACCCCTCTCAGTGGACAAACACGGCCGCCAG ATTGACAGCTGTCCCTATGGAGCGGTGTATCTGTCACCTCCACCGGATACCAGCTGGCGGAG GACCAATTCGGACTCAGCTCTGCACCAGAGTGCCATGAACCCCGCCCCTCAGGACAGCTTCAGTGGAGGATCGCAGGACCTGCAGCCCAAACGAG tactcctcctcactgtgccTGGGACAGAAGGGGCTGGATCAGAGGCAGATAAAGATGGGCAGAAGCAGATCTGGGACAGCAAAAAG AATGTGCCATCCAGGCCCAAACCCTGCAAGGTGCCAGGGATCAA taTATTTCCGTCGCCTGACCAGGAGATGACCACGTCGCTGATCCCGGCCGCACACAACACAGGCGGGTCCCTGCCTGACCTCACCAACATCCAGTTCCCCCCCCCGCTGCCCACCCCGCTGGACCCCGAGGACCAGGCCGCCTGCCCCGCCCTCAGCGGCTGCAACAGCACCGGCAACCTGGCCTCCAACCTCACTCACCTGGGCATCACCTCCTCCAGCCAGG GTGCGGCCCCTGCCCCGCCTGCACTCACAGTGACAGCTCAGCGCAGGCCTCAGGACATGGTCCCGCTGTCCCTGGATGCCGACGCCCGACGCCACCCCCCCCTGCAGCAGCTGTCCCCCACGCTGTCCCCCCCCCTCACTATCGCTCAG gctTTGACGATGGATCCACTGACCCTGGAACAGCAGCTCTCTCAGTACCCATTCTTCTGCCCGCCCACGTCACAGGCCCAGGATCAGCGGACGTCTCAGCAGCCCAACCCGAGCGCTCGGCCGGCCCGGTTGGTCCAGCTGCCCCCCCTGTCTGTGACGCCTCCCTCCACACTACCCCAGTCCCCCCCAGGCAGCCAGGCGCAGACGTCGGCCATCAGCATGGACATGAACTCG TTCCGCAGTAGGGCGGGCTCCTCTGCCAATCAGTCTCCTACATCTCCAGTGTCCAACCAAGGATTCTCGCCTGGAGGCTCGCCTCAA CACACATCCATATTGGGCAGTGTCTATGGCGACCCCTTCTATGACCAACAGCTGGCCTCCCGACAGACCAACGCCCTCTCACATCAG CTGGAGCAGTTCAACATGATGGAGAACCCCATCAGCTCCAGCAGCCTCTACAGCCAGGGCTCCACCCTCAACTACTCACAGGCAGCCATGATGGGTCTGACCGGGAGTCACGGCAACCTGCAGGACTCCCAGCAGCTGGGATAcagtaaccatggcaacatCCCCAACATCATCCTCACAG tgacgGGCGAGTCCCCCCCCAGCCTGTCAAAGGAGCTCTCCAGCTCGCTGTCGGCAGACGTCAGCTTCGATGCGGACTCCCAGTTCCCGCTGGACGAGCTGAAGATTGACCCCCTCACCCTGGACGGACTGCACATGCTCAACGACCCGGACATGGTCCTCGCCGACGCCGCCACGGAGGACACGTTTCGGATGGACCGCCTGTAG
- the LOC118795645 gene encoding CREB-regulated transcription coactivator 1-like isoform X2: MATSNNPRKFSEKIALHNQKQAEETAAFEEVMKDLSITRAARLQLQKTQYLQLGQNRGQYYGGSLPNVNQIGNSTTDLPFQNSGLDTSRTTRHHGLVDRVYRDRNRITSPHRRPLSVDKHGRQIDSCPYGAVYLSPPPDTSWRRTNSDSALHQSAMNPAPQDSFSGGSQDLQPKRVLLLTVPGTEGAGSEADKDGQKQIWDSKKNVPSRPKPCKVPGINIFPSPDQEMTTSLIPAAHNTGGSLPDLTNIQFPPPLPTPLDPEDQAACPALSGCNSTGNLASNLTHLGITSSSQGAAPAPPALTVTAQRRPQDMVPLSLDADARRHPPLQQLSPTLSPPLTIAQALTMDPLTLEQQLSQYPFFCPPTSQAQDQRTSQQPNPSARPARLVQLPPLSVTPPSTLPQSPPGSQAQTSAISMDMNSFRSRAGSSANQSPTSPVSNQGFSPGGSPQHTSILGSVYGDPFYDQQLASRQTNALSHQLEQFNMMENPISSSSLYSQGSTLNYSQAAMMGLTGSHGNLQDSQQLGYSNHGNIPNIILTVTGESPPSLSKELSSSLSADVSFDADSQFPLDELKIDPLTLDGLHMLNDPDMVLADAATEDTFRMDRL; this comes from the exons ATGGCGACCTCAAACAATCCGCGAAAATTCAGCGAGAAAATCGCTTTACATaaccagaaacaggcagaggagacgGCGGCGTTTGAAGAGGTGATGAAAGACCTGAGCATTACCAGAGCGGCGCGG ctgcagctgcagaagaCGCAGTATCTGCAGCTGGGGCAGAATCGTGGACAGTACTATGGAGGTTCACTGCCGAATGTCAATCAGATTGGAAACAGCACTACTGACCTGCCTTTTCAG AACTCAGGCCTGGACACAAGTCGAACGACTCGGCACCACGGCTTGGTGGACCGGGTCTACCGGGACCGGAACCGCATCACATCCCCTCACCGCAGACCCCTCTCAGTGGACAAACACGGCCGCCAG ATTGACAGCTGTCCCTATGGAGCGGTGTATCTGTCACCTCCACCGGATACCAGCTGGCGGAG GACCAATTCGGACTCAGCTCTGCACCAGAGTGCCATGAACCCCGCCCCTCAGGACAGCTTCAGTGGAGGATCGCAGGACCTGCAGCCCAAACGAG tactcctcctcactgtgccTGGGACAGAAGGGGCTGGATCAGAGGCAGATAAAGATGGGCAGAAGCAGATCTGGGACAGCAAAAAG AATGTGCCATCCAGGCCCAAACCCTGCAAGGTGCCAGGGATCAA taTATTTCCGTCGCCTGACCAGGAGATGACCACGTCGCTGATCCCGGCCGCACACAACACAGGCGGGTCCCTGCCTGACCTCACCAACATCCAGTTCCCCCCCCCGCTGCCCACCCCGCTGGACCCCGAGGACCAGGCCGCCTGCCCCGCCCTCAGCGGCTGCAACAGCACCGGCAACCTGGCCTCCAACCTCACTCACCTGGGCATCACCTCCTCCAGCCAGG GTGCGGCCCCTGCCCCGCCTGCACTCACAGTGACAGCTCAGCGCAGGCCTCAGGACATGGTCCCGCTGTCCCTGGATGCCGACGCCCGACGCCACCCCCCCCTGCAGCAGCTGTCCCCCACGCTGTCCCCCCCCCTCACTATCGCTCAG gctTTGACGATGGATCCACTGACCCTGGAACAGCAGCTCTCTCAGTACCCATTCTTCTGCCCGCCCACGTCACAGGCCCAGGATCAGCGGACGTCTCAGCAGCCCAACCCGAGCGCTCGGCCGGCCCGGTTGGTCCAGCTGCCCCCCCTGTCTGTGACGCCTCCCTCCACACTACCCCAGTCCCCCCCAGGCAGCCAGGCGCAGACGTCGGCCATCAGCATGGACATGAACTCG TTCCGCAGTAGGGCGGGCTCCTCTGCCAATCAGTCTCCTACATCTCCAGTGTCCAACCAAGGATTCTCGCCTGGAGGCTCGCCTCAA CACACATCCATATTGGGCAGTGTCTATGGCGACCCCTTCTATGACCAACAGCTGGCCTCCCGACAGACCAACGCCCTCTCACATCAG CTGGAGCAGTTCAACATGATGGAGAACCCCATCAGCTCCAGCAGCCTCTACAGCCAGGGCTCCACCCTCAACTACTCACAGGCAGCCATGATGGGTCTGACCGGGAGTCACGGCAACCTGCAGGACTCCCAGCAGCTGGGATAcagtaaccatggcaacatCCCCAACATCATCCTCACAG tgacgGGCGAGTCCCCCCCCAGCCTGTCAAAGGAGCTCTCCAGCTCGCTGTCGGCAGACGTCAGCTTCGATGCGGACTCCCAGTTCCCGCTGGACGAGCTGAAGATTGACCCCCTCACCCTGGACGGACTGCACATGCTCAACGACCCGGACATGGTCCTCGCCGACGCCGCCACGGAGGACACGTTTCGGATGGACCGCCTGTAG